GTTCGTCGACATCCTGGTCGAGGCCGACGCCGACTTCGCCTACTGGCCGGTCGTGGGCCACCACGCCAACGGCGTCGGCGACGGCTGGTCGCTGCTGGCGTGGGACGCGGCCGGCAACCGGATCGGGGTGGACGACGGCGCCGACTGGCGCGGCCCGGCGTGGCGGCGGCTCGTCGGGGCCGCGGGCCGCACCGGCCAGGTCCCGCAGGCCGAGCGGTGGTCGATGCTGAACCTGGACCACGCGGACTTCCAGGCGTCCAGGGCGGTCCGGGCCATGCCGGACTGGAACCCCGGCGCCCGCAAGGGGGTCTGCCCGGACGGCCAGCGGCTGGCCGGCCTGGCCGACGTCGGCGGGCGGGGGCTGTGCACGGGCTCGGCAGCCGCGCCGCAGGGGTACGTCACGGTGCGCGACGAGTCCTATGTGGACACGGATTGGGCGACCGGGTACACGAAGGTCCAGTGCCCGCGCGACCACTACGTCGTCGGCTACAGCGTCAACGGCGCGGCGTTCTCGGCCGCGCTGTGCGCCCGCTCGGCGGTCCCCCTGGGCTCCGGCGGCCGGACGGTGTGGTTCGACCGGGGCGACAACCGGCCGGCCGGCGACCCCGGCGGCGAGTTCGCGCCCAACCGGTACAAGGGCCAGTGCGCGGCGAACGAGCACGTCGCGGGCATCGCCTACACCGGCCGGATCTTCTCCGACCGGAGCCCCGACGCCCTGTACTGCCGGGCAGGCTGAGGCAGCGCCGGATCAGGGCCGGGCCTCACATGTCCCACACCGACGGCCGCTCGTCGTCCCACTGCTCGTGCACCGCCCGGCGCGGCGGTGGCGCGGCGGGTCCTCCCCCGAACGGCGGCGGTTCGGGGAACCGCCGCCGCGCGTCGGCCACCAGCAGGTGGGTGTCGGGGTCGTCGGTGCCCACCGACTCGGCCAGCACCTGCTGCAACAGGTCGGGGATCTTCGCCTGGGCGCGGCGCACGCAGTCCATGATCTCGGCGGCCAACCGGGGCCCGGACACCGGTCCGGCCGGCTCGGCGAGCACCAGGCCGGTCAGCAGGCCGCCGGCGGAGACGGTGACCCGGACCGACCCGTCGCGCGACGACTCGGTGATCGACAGCCCGGCCAGCCGTTGGTCCAACTCCTGGTGGCGCCGGGCGTTCCCGCTGGTCCGCGCCCGCCAGTCCGCGCTGTCCGACATCGCCGTCCCCCGTCCGAGGAGTACGCCCCAGGGTGGCGCAACCCGGGCGCGCCGGACACCCCGACGGCGGCAAGTTGGGCCCAACGGCCCCCTGGGCGCTGCCGAAGGATGGCGTTGTCGGACCACCCCTCGGTGTGCCGCGATCGCCGCACCGTCGGGTGGAAAACGATTTCCCGTGGAGGTGGCGCCTGGGACTCCTACCGGGTCTTCCTCACCCGAGCGGGATCGACTGGGCGAAGGTGAACGCGCCGGCCGGGTCGTAGCGCGCCTTGACGGCCCGCAACCGGTCGGCGTTGCCCCCGTAGTAGGCCGTCAGCCAGTCCCGGTGCGCCGGGTCGGGGAAGTTCGGGTACACCCCGCCGGTGCCCCACGGGTGGACCAGCGACCACGCCTCGTCCAGCCGGCGCAGCACCTCGTCGCCGCGCCGCTCCGCGCCACCGGGCCCGACGAGCACGGTGTGCTTGAGCAGGAACGCCGGGGTGCGGTGCGGGAACGCGGTGGCGTCCGGGGCGACCCGCCCGTACGCGCCGCGCCAGGGCGTGAACGCCACCTCTCGCAGCTCGCCGAACCGCCGGTCGGCCGTCAGGTGCGCCAGCAGCGCGGCCACCGCGTCGTCGGGCAGGGGGCGGTCGAAGAACTCCGTGCGCGACGTCGACATGCCCGGCCGCGGCGACACCAGCGGGATGGTCGCCGGGTCGCGCGCGACGGCCGAGTGCGGCGTGGCGTGCACCAGCCCGGCCTCGTGGGCGGGCACCACGACCACCTCGGTGTCGCGCGGCACGGGCAGGCGGCCCAGCAGCTCGTCGGCGGCCACGAGGTCGGGCACGGCGCCGACGAGCACCGCCACCGGCTCCTCCTCCGGGTACTCCGGGCACAGCAGCACCAGTTCGACGCCCACCTCGTCCGGCGGGTCCCACGCCTGCCACCACCGGACCAGCCCGGCGGCGCGGGCGAAGTCGAACACGACCCGCAGGTGCGTGCGCGGCCGGGCCGGGGCGGTCCGGAACACCGCCGACACCACCACCCCGAAGTTGCCGCCGCCCGCGCCCCGCAGCGCCCAGAACAGGTCGGCGTGCGCGTCCGCCGAGGCCACCACCACCTCACCCGACGCGAGCACCACCTCCGCCGACACCAGCGCGTCGCAGGTCAGCCCGTGCAGCCGGCCGTGGGCGCCGAACCCGCCGCCCAGGGCCGCGCCGACCACGCCGACCGACGGGCACGACCCCAGCGGCACCACCCGCCCCGCCGGGGCCAGCACCCCGGCCAGCCGCCCGCCGCGCACCCCGCCGCCGACGGTCACCAGGTCCCCGGACACCGACACCGCGTCGGCCGGGGCGAGGTCCAGCAGCAGGCCGGGGGTGCTGGAGTGCCCGGCGTTGCTGTGCCCGCCGCCGCGCACGGCGAACGGCCAGTCCCGGTCGCGGGCCAGGGCCAGGGCGGCGAGCACGTCGTCCGCGCCGGCGCACCGGGCCACCGCGCGGGGCAGCACCTCGCGGGGCCTGCCGATGAACTGGCTGCGCGACAGGTCGTAGCGCGGGTCGCCCGGCACCACCAGTTCAGGCATCCGCGTGCATCCGGCTCTGGAGCGCGTACAGGTCGGCGTAGCGGCCGCCCAGGGCCAGCAACTCCGCGTGCGTGCCCTGCTCGACCAGCTCGCCTTCGTGCAGCAGCAGGATGCGGTCGGCGTGCCGCACGCTCGCCAGCCGGTGCGTGATCAGCACGACGGTCCGGTCCGCGGCCAGCGCCCGCAGCGACTCGTACACCGCGAACTCGGCCTTGGCGTCCAGCGGCGCGGTCGGCTCGTCCCAGATCAGCAGCGGCGCGTCCCGGTAGAGCCCGCGCGCCACGGCCAGCCGCTGCCACTGCCCGCCGGACAGCTCCACGCCGCCCCGGAACTGCTTGGACAGCAGCGTGCGCCACCGCTGCGGCAGCCGCGCCACCACCTCGTCCGCCCCGGACTGCGCCGCCGCCCCGCGCACGCCGCGCCCGTCGGGGTCGGGCCGGTCGTGCCGCCCCACCCGGACGTTGACGTGCGCGGTGTGCGGCCACCGCACCGGGTCCTGGAGCACCATCATCACCCGGTCGGCCACCCGCGCCCGGTCGACCCCGGCGATGTCCCGCCCGGACCACCTGACCTGCCCGGAGGTCGGCGCGTAGAGGCCCGCGACGAGCTTGGCCAGCGTCGTCTTGCCCGACCCGTTCTCGCCGACCAGGGCGATGGTCTCGCCGGGCGCGATGCCGAGCGAGACGTCCCGCACGGCCGCCCGGTCGCTGCCGGGGTAGCGGAACGTCACCCGGTCCAGCGCCACCCGCGACGGGTCGACCGCCACGTCCGCGCCCGTCCGGCGCGACCCGGTGGCGGCGTCCAGGAACTCCCGGTAGTCCGCCACGTACATGCCCTGCTCGACGAGCTGGTTCGCGGCCAGCACCAGGCGGTTGAGCGCGGAGGTGCCCACCCGCACCGC
This portion of the Saccharothrix syringae genome encodes:
- a CDS encoding FAD-binding oxidoreductase, producing MPELVVPGDPRYDLSRSQFIGRPREVLPRAVARCAGADDVLAALALARDRDWPFAVRGGGHSNAGHSSTPGLLLDLAPADAVSVSGDLVTVGGGVRGGRLAGVLAPAGRVVPLGSCPSVGVVGAALGGGFGAHGRLHGLTCDALVSAEVVLASGEVVVASADAHADLFWALRGAGGGNFGVVVSAVFRTAPARPRTHLRVVFDFARAAGLVRWWQAWDPPDEVGVELVLLCPEYPEEEPVAVLVGAVPDLVAADELLGRLPVPRDTEVVVVPAHEAGLVHATPHSAVARDPATIPLVSPRPGMSTSRTEFFDRPLPDDAVAALLAHLTADRRFGELREVAFTPWRGAYGRVAPDATAFPHRTPAFLLKHTVLVGPGGAERRGDEVLRRLDEAWSLVHPWGTGGVYPNFPDPAHRDWLTAYYGGNADRLRAVKARYDPAGAFTFAQSIPLG
- a CDS encoding YbaB/EbfC family nucleoid-associated protein; this encodes MSDSADWRARTSGNARRHQELDQRLAGLSITESSRDGSVRVTVSAGGLLTGLVLAEPAGPVSGPRLAAEIMDCVRRAQAKIPDLLQQVLAESVGTDDPDTHLLVADARRRFPEPPPFGGGPAAPPPRRAVHEQWDDERPSVWDM